DNA sequence from the Myxocyprinus asiaticus isolate MX2 ecotype Aquarium Trade chromosome 3, UBuf_Myxa_2, whole genome shotgun sequence genome:
tgcattaactaatgttaaatgtattagtaaatgttgaaatgaacattaaccaaaaataacaaatgctgtaaaagtattgttcaatgttattcatgttaactattgtagttaactaatgttaacaaatggaaccttatcgtaaagtgttacccaacaaTATAAGATTACATTCCACATCAGCAGCTGCTTTTTTTAGACTCCAAATGCTAACATGAatctgacctgtatctgccttCTATAGATTGTACAGATAATGATTGGAGTAACAATCTTCTTATATGGCATTGTACTCAACGATAGCTATCTTGATAGAATTTCTGTCTACAGTGTCATAACCCGCTGGACATCCCTCACTGTAAGTGCTAATTAACTTGTTGCTTTATGCTCTTAATAAAAAATTCAGTATGAAGTTATGTTTAACAAATTATCTGTTTCTTCCATAGTACATCACTGCTGGTTCTCTGTCTGTTGCAGCAGAAAATAAACTTCATTTGTGTCTGGTGCGTACATGCAACTCGCAGTTTTTAATCACGTTATAGATGTTCCTTTGTGTATATCCCACCCTATTATTCAGGTTACTTACATTCAAAttaaatttacaaaataaatgcCTCATGtccaactttttttaaatatgtttttaaacaaaacagaATGTCAAGTGCATTGTACACTGgtaaagcaaaatttttcaacaAATAGCCAACCTCATTCATGTATTCTGTGCATACAGAACATTAGCATACAGGTAACAGTATAACATAGTGAATTCCTTTGAAACGGTAGCAGTAGTTTTATGttagtgtgtaatttttaacatatCTATAGAGGTACTGCTTGGAAGGGGGAAGCTTTTCCTGGCTGTCACTGaacactctgcttcattggtgtATTTCTGCTTActgtaaaattgtaaatatatttgCGGCACCGTTTGAAGTTCCTGATATGCCACACCCGAACCCTCTGGAGACACTTCAGACATCTTTTAAAGGAATCTCAAATATCCTATTTATGTACTCAAGAAACATCAAGATAGATTTCTATGGTATGTTTATCAGAGAACTGAAAGGGTGTCTCCAAAGGAGCTCCAGATGGTTCCACCATTGTGACATGTGAGGAACCTCAAATGGTGCCTTGAGtatctttacatttttacagtgacAAACTCACTACTGGTTCAGTTTAGTGCATATTTACTATCAAGTAATTTTACTAGGCTCAAATTTGAATCAGCTGCTTTTTCTCAGACATCAATCTCAACTTTCTTAGCAcaataagttccctatctgtcactcactcgacgttgtgttgatgtagtgacactagaggtcgcccttgggagccccaaacacctctgatctttgagatcCAATGGGAATAGGAGAGTggaaattgcatgccactcccccggacatacgggtataaatggagctggcttgcaatcactcattcagattttttcttcggtgCAGAGCAGTTGTGTTTCAGCGAGTTGAATTCCTCCGCTGATCCATTCACATCGAAAGCGTTTGGATTTATGGctcattacagcggtttctccccctcttgcaccggtggtgtgcagagaacgcttcagcagctaaaagagtatattcttcataataaaagagtatattttcctactaaaagtgTGGCACAGAccgagcgtctttttaaagatgcctttccgtttgtgtataatttctggttgcggtcgctatctctccgcttctgacggccacaatcgctgtctcacgtgcttgggcgctgcccacgtggagacatgtcctcattgcaagaacatgaccatggcagtGTTGCGATCACAGCTTTCCTTTGTTAGAGGGAAagtcaccccagtggctccccgcctcggtccttctacctatgggtatgaggccgcggcggttagcactgggggtgatttggggacctcaatgggagacctcccattccccagtatgcttgtgtgccccggtcgagttctgggatgagaccaccggctcatctcagggcgagttcgcgatctcatttGGGGCTCacgaagaggatgagctctcgatcgcagcatcggagagcaggctcatccagtctgatgccgaggacttgactgggctctcaccttcgggtgcggtcgcccagtcgcaggctgacgcagagctggtggccatgcttgcccgggtggctgcaagcgtcgggctggagtggaaccctccactcccccctgaacccttgtggctcaacgattggttcctgggctcagagcgccgctcacagcaTGCCCGGAGATGCATGATGAACTTACAAGATCGttgtgggcacctttcactgcccggacctgatttatgggctcctccgctctcactaccctcgatggtggggctgtcagggggtactcagcgattccccaggtggataaggcggttgcggtgcacttgtgcccgcaaaacgctggCACCTGGCAGAACCGTCAGAGAcacccatccagggcctgtaggcttatgtcgtcactggcgactaaggcctatggtgccactggacaggccgcctccaccctgcatgccatggctctccggcaagtgcaccaagccaaggcaatgagagagctgcacgagggtagttctgacccgagattgatgcaggagctgcactcgacGACTGAtatcgccctccgggcgacgaaggtcacagcgtggtctctcgggcagggaTCTGTCTGTTATCATGACAACCGGGCACCGCACAATTATGGCAGGCCTGGCGCTCCGGAGGCGGGCCCCCCACATGCCCAGCTGTAGCAAAATTGCACCTACACCAGGACAGTTGCAACAGGCCATGAGGATGATTTCCCTCCTCCTTCATCCCGgactggtcctatggtgggtatacggaggcaggtaagtgcttcgatgtccccagactcagcatggccatgagtTCGGGGCTCAAGCCCCCCCCACGTGGTGCCTCAGGATCCGCCCCgtcgtgaggccccacccaccggtacgtggCTGAccaggactgtccgactcggctacacgattcagttcgccaggcgtccgcccaggttcaacagcatccgcttcacctcagtgatggtcgagaacgccgctgccttgtgtgcggagatcgcgtcccttctatggaaggacacgatagagcctgtccctcctgctgagatgaaggggttttacaacccctacttcatcgtaccaaagaaaggtggtgggttgcggccaatcttggacctgcgagtactgaaccgggccttgcacagcctcccattcaagatgctgatgcaaaaatgcattttagcaagcgtccggcatcaagattggttcacggttttagacctgaaggacgtgtacttccacatctcggttttacctcgacacaggcccttcctgcggtttgctttcgagggccatgcgtaccagtacaagttcctccccttcggtctgtccctgtcatcTCACGCCTTCATGAAAGTCACAGAggtagcccttgccccgctaagggaagtgggcattcgcatcctcaactatcttgacgactggctgattctagctcactcttgggatttgttgtgtgtgcacagggacttggtgctcagccACCTCAGCTGGCTGGggttttgggtcaactgggaaaagagcaagctctccccggttcagagcatctcttttctcagcatggagttagactcagtctctacgatggcgcacctcacgagcgagcatgcacagtcggtgctgaactgtctgaaggcgttcaggcgGAGAAtggtggtcccactgaaacaatttcagaggctcctggggaataTGGCGTCCTCAGCGGCAGTcgcaccgctcaggttgatgcatatgagaccgcttcagtactggcttcagactcgagtcccgccACGGGGCACATCAcatggccatcacgctgatctgccaccgcctgttcagcccttggacagaccttgcatttctgcgggcaggggtccccttagtgcaggtgtccaggcgcatcgtggttacaacagacacttccaagcgtggctggggcaccgtgtgcaacaggcacgcagtcgccggctcctggacagggccacggctgtgttggcatatcaactgccttgagttgctggcagtattgctcgccctgcggaggcttcggccattgatccaggacaagcacgtgttggtccagacagacaacacggcgacggtagcatacatcaaccaccaagggcgacccctagtgtcactacatcgacacaacgtctcgttccctccatcagggaatggaggttacgaaagtaaccaggacgatattATCATACAATAGTATGTTAGTTAATATATGACTTTATCTCCCTTAAATGCTTTTCTCCCTGTAGGTGAAAGCCTCTCTTGGAATGAATGTGCTCAGTGCCATAACTGCTGGGATAAACATAATTCTGATCTCAATAGATATAACAGTACTGTCTTCAACTGGGCAGCATTGTGTCTACAATGAAAGTGATGCAAATGACTATGACATGCCtatctgtttacattttgaggtattattcatattcatattattattattattatgtattattgttgttgtttctgtTGCTCTTGTTATAATTAGCATTATACAGTTAGTGCATGGTgcttgctattacttttctaagtgatcagatttATGACCATATATGGgcagaaaaatcccatagacttacattcactgagcactttattaggaacactatggtctgaTTAGATAACTGCACGAAAAACTAGGTGAacgggtgttcctaataaagtgctcgttGAGTGTACATTGAAGGAGGGCCCGAGTCATAGGGAGCAGAATATGACAGATACTTGGGGGTGGGcctttttgacttgggccagtaagcaatcacctagccagaagaagaaaaaagaaaaaaacagaaaattctAACATTTGCATAGCAATctgctaaaaagaaaaaaaaaaaaaaactgtattttgagcCTCTGTGTAGCAATggcattattattactataataataattattatttatagtcaTAAAAACAATAACTTTTAACATATAAGAAATTTTGCACTAATTTTGCGTATTAGGAATTTCactattaatatttcatttaaagaaaacattaatatattaagtcagttaaagtttcatttttgtactttttttgagGATGTTAAATCTTTTGTAGACTCTCACTTGGGGGTGGGcctttttgacttgggccagtaagcaatcacctagccagaagaagaaaaaagaaaaaaacagaaaattctAACATTTGCATAGCAATctgctaaaaagaaaaaaaaaaaaaaaactgtattttgagcCTCTGTGTAGCAATggcattattattactataataataattattatttatagtcaTAAAAACAATAACTTTTAACATATAAGAAATTTTGCACTAATTTTGCGTATTAGGAATTTCactattaatatttcatttaaagaaaacattaatatattaagtcagttaaagtttcatttttgtactttttttgagGATGTTAAATCTTTTGTAGACTCTCAATCATGCGGTCATCGGAACATTTTTGGTCTTCTCCATCCTTCTGCTCATCATCTCTGTCTGTATCTCAGCATTTGCCTACAAAGCCACCTGCGGCAGTGACTCCAATGAGGACAGTGTTTCACTAAATCAGCAAGTAAATTATTTAGTAGGTGGTGTAATTGCTAAAACCATGGTGACTATTTTATTCCAACAAGCAATATTATTTTaactaaggaatagttcacccaaaaatgaaaatgtgatcatttactcaccctcaggccatccaagatgtatctgagtttctttcttcatcaaaatattTAGGATTTTTAGGacttcatttcaggcctcctcctttaaataatgcaagtgaatgtactttttgacggtccaaaatgcatatttagggtgcatcaaaataatcccatgactccagtcgacaaataaagttcttctgaacccaaacgattgattattttttagaaacaaaacaatacttatatatttttaactacaaatcttcacttccatacatctctgtgatgcgcactcatgagagggatgacgtaagttcGTTATTTTGGAGCGATGCCGTTGctttatctacttgtgctttttctttagcagaaatatataggctatatgacaaaATTTTCGCACATACCTGAatttgctggaaaaacagcacgggcacagccgatgaattcagatatcgaccctttgtttctttcaatggtctgaaatccttgtgtaaaatgttcactgcacaccctctaatatttgagagaatgtaggggtgtactgatatccaggttcagcgcgataagccagagcttcaatcgctcatgatctaGTATAGGCAATCAATGAAAagttttctttggggtttctgaaggttgaagcatccaggatacacacaccaaacaaccattttgaacaatacacttatacaaatacaaatctacagcaaagacaattaaacttttgtacagcactcctcttgtaaacagtgatgcacttcctgcctcctcctccacgtgtgaccttaccaacgagcttatgtcattcCTCTCATaagcgcgtcacagagatgtacggaagtgaacatttgtagttaaaaagtatataaatattgtattgtttctaaaaataatcaatcgtttgggttcagaagaactttatttgttgactggaatcatgtggattattttgattcaccctaaatatgcattttggaccgtcaaaaaaatggagtacattcacttgcattgtttaaaggaggaggcctgaaatgaaatcctaaaaatcttaaattctgttttgatgaagaaagaaactctttcTAAgaatcttggatggcctgagggtgagtaaattatcagcaaattttcatttttgggtgaactattcctttaagcagacaTTTCTGTTGCAGCCAAGGCTTTTAGAGAAAGAGACCTCTCCACTGAACAAGCCACAACTTCAAAGATAAAGCTAGCAGAATGAAAACGAATGAGGCAACCACACGATATTCCAGATAAACTGCCTTTTTGTGGTCTGAAACTAGTAAATTCTGCTGAAGTTGTCAGAACTGTTTTAACCTTAAACTTCTTTAGTAGAGCTCTTTAGTTTTCAAGTCTGTCTTACTGTTGAAATGTAGTTGTGTTATGTAGAACAGCTTCTGAAACTCCTAATTTTAAAATAAGCAATAACTTGACATGTATCACATGCAGAATGAAAAGAGTATAGCAACTACTGTTTAAGGCAACCAAAACTTGCTGTAAACTACAGCCTGTCTAAAGGGCTTTTCTTTTTATAAT
Encoded proteins:
- the LOC127421167 gene encoding membrane-spanning 4-domains subfamily A member 4A-like, producing the protein MSNKVISTDNSTVVIRINPQVESVVISDDGQEEKGPYHNTVFKGFLKIQPKPLGIVQIMIGVTIFLYGIVLNDSYLDRISVYSVITRWTSLTYITAGSLSVAAENKLHLCLVKASLGMNVLSAITAGINIILISIDITVLSSTGQHCVYNESDANDYDMPICLHFETLNHAVIGTFLVFSILLLIISVCISAFAYKATCGSDSNEDSVSLNQQVNYLVGGVIAKTMVTILFQQAILF